From the genome of Chlamydiota bacterium, one region includes:
- the stp_2 gene encoding Multidrug resistance protein Stp: MRKWYILIAMITSISMIFIDQTILPLALPTIQREFLSSDLTLQWIVNSYFLSMTAFVLLGGRLSDVYGQRKIYCLGLLVFAIASAFGGLAIDSLWLIGARIFQGIGSALMTPATFTIIIQAFPKKMRGRA; encoded by the coding sequence GTGCGAAAGTGGTACATTTTGATTGCGATGATCACATCGATTTCCATGATCTTTATTGATCAAACCATTCTACCTTTAGCTTTACCTACCATTCAACGCGAATTTTTAAGTTCCGATTTGACTTTGCAATGGATCGTCAATAGTTATTTTTTATCGATGACGGCATTTGTGCTTTTAGGCGGCAGGCTTTCTGATGTTTATGGTCAGCGTAAAATTTATTGTTTAGGCTTACTTGTTTTTGCCATTGCGAGTGCTTTTGGGGGGCTTGCTATCGACAGCCTTTGGCTTATTGGTGCACGCATTTTTCAGGGTATTGGTAGTGCTTTGATGACTCCTGCGACGTTTACGATTATCATCCAAGCTTTCCCGAAAAAAATGCGTGGTCGTGCCA